Proteins from a genomic interval of Medicago truncatula cultivar Jemalong A17 chromosome 3, MtrunA17r5.0-ANR, whole genome shotgun sequence:
- the LOC112420112 gene encoding uncharacterized protein: MERTFGQFARVLVDMDVTQELRNLHKTDGNSETVANNFAKKQAPMKYVQVTDGKNKQGSKSNEPIEVDDEITQDEAAQNSTPLQAANNTTTKDAGITQENRFQALNLETETDPVTMAMRKEDRQLELEIENKKGQMKNINIEEEESSQESEFVEATQNSVDDLHSTDNEQEGGHHDLAELEKRNKALLDQSWANIAADEEAEKRLLKDIESGDALENPHNKHEFQVVTKKNLKKKAPPKSVYGTRSNTDDQQVTFSCNLNNTIFYLTAVYASTSNLKRKELWHKLSSLQTNHNGPCCFIGDFNTILGAHEHNGFLSLAKPPMLDFLNWTNDNDLIHIPTRGATYTWENKRSGRRHTKRRLDRSVCNQSWLDLCTSISCSTLTNSCSNHYPILLDFKTDNNIFVSSFKFQKMWSLHDDCKNIILNSWSERITGCPMFILSSKLKCLKNKLKVWIKNVFGNVHQTVDDAEKKLSVIQEQINLNGHSDQLMHDEKQAQTSYDQALHIQEVLWQEKARVRWHLESDRNSSYFHRVTKIKNKTKMISSLTIGDEIINDPRIIAEHAVTYYKNLFSSSNAVLQDNLLVEDVIPTLVDETTNNLLIMIPSKDEVKNDVFSLNKDGAPGSDGFGACFFQLYWDIVQDDVCWLLPDYNANSLILIPKVDNADKIEDYRPIALANFKFKIISKLIADRLAETLPFIISKEQRGFVKGRNIKDCIALASEVINILDKKTFGGNLALKIDVSKAFDTLNWDFLLNIRSILHSARISISINGAQNGYFSCNRGVRQGDPVSPLLFCIAEEVLSRGISKLVEDGKVKQMSAARQVLVPSHCFYADDLMLYCKGNTSSLEHLKDLFVKYAACSGQIINNRKSSIHVGGISDMRLENMVQLLGFSVRSLPFTYLGASIFKGRSKASYFQPIADRIKVKLAAWKASLLSIAGRVQLVKSVVQSMLIHTMTVYSWPISLLREIEKWIKYFIWSGDINKRKLVTVAWKKVCADLDEGGLGIGSLIKLNEATNLNMCWDLLRSKEQWGHLRRSRVLRTSTCIRHHIFSSIWSGIKQEYSVIKENSSWIVGNGETINFWLDDWCGAPLTHSLNLHSHQISDFPRKLCNYIQHFRWCIPEDVTRLLPNLGLTVSKVIIPQHHQEDMLIWKHIASGVLTLKDAFEFKKNHFPKLPWTKAVWSKDFPPSKSLLVWRLMLGKIPTDENHSTRGCHLPSMCSLCGNHSETSFHLFFECLYVVNLWCWFASLLNKTLHFQSLQDIWSICNNSWNPQCKVVITATMINIINSNWYARNQMRFNDKKIPWKSSLSSVLSSTALCGNLSTAVASSSISNFVILKKFNVTLHPPKAPRIIEVIWLPPPSTWVKCNTDGSSTNLVSSCGGVFRDTSSNFLICFAEFTGNGDAYYAELSGAMRAIEIAKQHNWNNLWLECDSALVIQAIRNKNLVPWKVRNRWEYYMNITASMNFMATHVFREGNVCADILASFGSTINHLMVWLHAPDCIKTPLARNKLGMSEYRFLYF; encoded by the exons ATGGAGAGGACCTTTGGCCAGTTTGCAAGGGTCTTAGTGGACATGGATGTAACACAAGAGCTGAG GAATTTGCATAAAACTGATGGTAACAGTGAAACTGTTGCAAATAATTTTGCAAAGAAACAGGCTCCTATGAAGTATGTGCAAGTTACTGATGGAAAGAACAAACAGGGGAGCAAGTCTAATGAACCGATTGAAGTGGATGATGAGATAACTCAAGATGAAGCTGCACAAAATAGCACACCATTGCAGGCAGCAaacaatacaacaacaaaagatGCAGGTATCACTCAAGAAAACCGTTTCCAAGCACTTAATTTAGAAACTGAAACTGATCCAGTAACAATGGCTATGAGAAAAGAGGACAGACAACTTGAGCTGGAAATAGAAAACAAGAAAGGGCAGATGAAGAACATAAACATAGAGGAAGAAGAAAGCTCACAAGAATCTGAATTTGTTGAGGCAACGCAGAACTCTGTAGATGATTTACACAGCACTGACAACGAACAAGAAGGTGGACATCATGATCTTGCTGAGTTAGAAAAAAGGAACAAGGCATTACTTGACCAGTCATGGGCCAATATAGCAGCGGATGAAGAAGCTGAAAAGAGACTCTTGAAAGATATAGAATCAGGGGATGCACTGGAGAATCCACACAACAAGCATGAGTTTCAGGTGGTTACTAAgaagaatttgaagaagaagGCACCTCCAAAAAGTGTTTACGGCACTAGAAGCAACACTG ACGACCAACAAGTAACATTCTCGTGtaatcttaacaataccatttTTTACCTTACTGCCGTTTATGCCTCCACAAGTAACTTGAAACGCAAAGAACTTTGGCACAAACTTTCATCCTTGCAAACTAACCATAATGGCCCTTGTTGCTTTATTGGTGATTTTAACACCATTCTTGGGGCTCACGAACATAATGGTTTCCTATCCCTAGCCAAACCTCCaatgttagattttttaaaCTGGACCAATGACAATGACCTTATCCATATTCCAACAAGGGGTGCAACATATACTTGGGAAAATAAGAGAAGTGGTAGAAGACACACTAAGAGAAGGCTCGATAGAAGCGTTTGTAATCAGTCTTGGCTTGACCTTTGCACATCTATTTCCTGTTCAACCCTTACCAATTCTTGCTCCAACCATTACCCTATTTTGTTAGACTTCAAAACCGACAATAACATTTTTGTCTCAAGCTTCAAATTCCAAAAAATGTGGTCTCTTCATGAtgattgtaaaaatattatattaaactcCTGGAGTGAAAGGATCACAGGGTGTCCCATGTTCATATTAAGCTCTAAGCTTAAGTGTTTGAAGAATAAACTCAAAGTGTGGATCAAGAATGTTTTTGGTAATGTTCACCAAACAGTTGATGATGCTGAGAAAAAGCTCTCTGTCATTCAAGAACAAATCAATCTAAATGGTCATTCCGatcagttaatgcatgatgagAAACAGGCACAAACCTCCTATGATCAAGCCCTACATATTCAAGAGGTTTTATGGCAAGAAAAAGCGAGAGTTAGGTGGCATTTGGAAAGTGATAGAAATTCAAGCTATTTCCATAGAGTgacaaaaatcaaaaacaaaacaaaaatgatatcatCTCTTACTATTGGGGATGAAATCATAAACGACCCTCGAATTATTGCGGAACATGCTGtgacttattataaaaatttgttttcttcttctaacGCTGTTTTGCAGGATAACTTGCTTGTGGAGGATGTAATTCCAACTCTGGTGGATGAAACAACAAATAACCTCTTAATAATGATTCCATCTAAAGATGAGGTAAAAAATGATGTATTCTCTCTTAATAAAGATGGAGCCCCAGGTTCAGATGGTTTTGGAGCATGCTTCTTTCAACTTTACTGGGATATTGTTCAAGATGATGTAT GTTGGTTACTACCAGATTATAATGCAAACTCCCTCATTCTAATTCCAAAAGTTGATAATGCTGACAAGATAGAGGATTATAGACCAATTGCTCTAgcaaattttaaattcaaaataatttcgAAGTTAATTGCTGACAGACTTGCTGAAACTCTTCCATTTATTATTTCCAAAGAGCAAAGGGGATTTGTTAAAGGTAGAAACATAAAAGATTGCATTGCTTTGGCATCTGAAGTTATCAATATCTTAGACAAGAAAACTTTTGGTGGTAATTTGGCTTTGAAAATTGATGTTTCAAAGGCATTTGACACTCTAAATTGGGACTTCTTACTTAAT ATCAGATCTATTCTTCATTCTGCAAGGATTTCTATATCAATCAATGGGGCCCAGAATGGTTATTTCTCTTGTAATAGAGGCGTGAGACAGGGAGATCCAGTGTCCCCGCTACTCTTTTGTATAGCTGAAGAAGTTTTGAGTAGGGGGATCAGTAAGCTTGTTGAAGATGGCAAGGTAAAGCAAATGTCAGCAGCTAGACAAGTTCTTGTTCCTTCACATTGCTTTTATGCTGACGACCTAATGTTATATTGTAAAGGAAATACATCTTCTCTTGAGCATCTTAAAGACTTGTTTGTTAAATATGCTGCTTGTTCTggccaaatcatcaataatagaaaATCATCTATACATGTTGGGGGTATTTCAGATATGAGATTGGAAAACATGGTGCAATTACTTGGTTTTTCGGTCAGGTCCCTTCCATTCACTTATTTAGGTGCTTCAATCTTCAAGGGTAGGTCTAAAGCTTCTTATTTTCAACCTATAGCTGATAGAATCAAGGTCAAATTAGCTGCATGGAAGGCTTCATTATTATCCATTGCTGGAAGGGTGCAACTAGTAAAGTCTGTGGTGCAGTCAATGCTAATTCATACTATGACTGTTTACTCTTGGCCAATAAGCTTACTCAGAGAAATAGAGAAATGGATCAAGTATTTTATATGGAGTGGAGACATTAACAAAAGGAAGCTTGTCACAGTAGCTTGGAAGAAGGTGTGCGCAGATCTAGATGAAGGTGGTCTAGGGATCGGGTCTCTGATCAAATTAAATGAAGCAACAAATCTCAACATGTGTTGGGATCTTTTGCGATCTAAGGAGCAATGGGGGCACTTACGAAGAAGTAGAGTTTTGAGAACTTCAACCTGTATTAGACATCACATCTTCTCCTCTATTTGGAGTGGAATAAAGCAGGAATACTCTGTGATCAAGGAGAACTCTAGCTGGATTGTAGGAAATGGTGAAACAATAAATTTCTGGTTAGATGATTGGTGTGGAGCGCCTCTAACTCATTCTCTCAATCTTCACTCTCatcaaataagtgattttccAAGAAAGCTTTGCAATTATATACAACACTTTCGCTGGTGCATCCCTGAAGATGTGACTCGGCTGCTCCCTAATCTAGGATTGACTGTCTCCAAAGTAATTATTCCTCAACATCATCAAGAAGACATGCTGATCTGGAAACACATTGCCTCTGGAGTTCTCACGTTGAAGGATgcttttgaatttaaaaagaatCACTTCCCCAAGCTCCCTTGGACGAAAGCAGTATGGTCAAAAGACTTCCCACCCTCAAAGTCACTGCTTGTATGGAGATTAATGCTAGGAAAAATTCCTACTGATGAAAACCACTCGACTAGAGGATGTCATCTTCCTTCCATGTGCTCTTTATGTGGTAATCACTCTGAAACAtcatttcatctttttttcGAATGTCTATATGTTGTGAATTTGTGGTGTTGGTTTGCCTCTCTTTTGAACAAAACCCTTCATTTCCAATCCCTACAAGATATATGGTCAATTTGCAATAACTCTTGGAATCCCCAATGTAAGGTTGTAATCACCGCCACCATGATCAACATTATTAACTCTAATTGGTATGCCAGAAATCAAATGAGattcaatgataaaaaaatccCTTGGAAATCATCCTTATCAAGTGTTTTGTCTAGCACGGCTCTTTGTGGGAATCTTTCTACGGCTGTAGCATCTTCTAGCATTTCCAATTTTGTTATCTTAAAAAAGTTCAATGTAACATTGCACCCACCTAAAGCCCCTAGGATTATTGAGGTCATTTGGTTGCCACCTCCTTCCACTTGGGTAAAATGCAACACAGATGGCTCCTCTACCAATCTTGTCTCATCTTGCGGAGGTGTTTTCAGAGACACTAGCTCAAACTTTCTTATTTGTTTTGCGGAATTTACTGGTAATGGAGATGCGTACTATGCTGAGTTATCAGGTGCCATGAGAGCAATAGAAATAGCAAAACAGCATAACTGGAACAATCTTTGGCTGGAATGTGACTCGGCACTTGTCATTCAAGCTATCAGGAATAAAAATCTTGTTCCTTGGAAAGTCAGAAACAGATGGGAGTATTACATGAACATTACGGCCTCCATGAATTTTATGGCCACACATGTGTTCCGAGAGGGAAATGTTTGTGCGGATATTTTAGCTAGCTTTGGTTCAACCATAAACCATCTCATGGTCTGGTTACATGCTCCAGATTGTATCAAGACTCCTCTTGCTAGAAACAAGCTAGGAATGAGTGAATACAGATTTCTTTACTTTTAG